The nucleotide sequence TTTTCTGCCAGGTAAGCAAGCTGCTGTAAAGGACGAGTTATCTTGATTAGGATCCACCAAATAATAACCAGAGAAATAAGAATAGGCGGTAGAGATGTGAGAAGCATCCGTTGTATCATCTTATTTGAAGGAGATAGAACAGCAGAAGAAGGGCGTTGTGATACCACTCCCCACTCAGCCACAGGGATGGCTGCATAGCCGGCTATCATATCTTTTCCTTGTGTATTAGTCACCCGCTGAGCCCCGCTTTGTCCGTTCATTAATTTTTGAACGACAGGGTTTTTAGAGACCATGTCGTTGATCCGGTCCGGAGACTGATGATAAATAACCCGGCCATCGCCGTCCACCACGTAAACATAGGAGCCATCATGATAAAAGTGTTCACCAAGCAATTGATTGAGAATGCTTCTTTCTTTTAAATAAATTGTCCCGCCCACGAAACCAAGATACTCTTCACTTTCACTAAAAATAGGATAAGAAATCATAATAATTAAACGCCCGGTAATTGAGATAAATGGCTTGGAAATGAGTGGTTTCTTTTCTTTTAGCGCCTGCACAGCGCCCGACGCGCTGAATAATTTGTCTTTCAGTTTAAGGTGTTCTGGCGAGACAGCTAAAATCTTACCGGTTTGATCCACTACGGCAACAGAATTGAACATATCTGACTGGCTTTTCAGACGATTGACTTCATTTAAAAGGGCTTCCTCATTTCCCTTCATGGAAGGGGCAACCGTTTGAGCACTATTCTGTAAAACTTGCAAGGTGGATTTTAAATAATCCTCTGTTGTTCGCGCCAGCTTTTCAGCGTACACGCGATTAGTTTCCAAAGCATTCTTCACGAGCGTTTCTCTTTCGAGCAGATAACCTGAATACAGACTGACAGAAAGAGTAAACAATACAGAGGCAAGAGTAACAAATAAAATTAAATGTTTGAAAGATACTTTCATAAAAATAGTTCCTTCTTTTTATAGTAAAATGCCTTGTTTTTGATGTCTAAAATAACTATAATAATGGATTGCTTTTACCTTGCCAAGAGGAACTTTCTTAAAATGGGAAAATAGTCAAACACCCCCACTTTTTGTTGCGAACTCTGTCGGTTATGATAAAGAAGTGAAAATTTAAAAAAAGAGGAGTAAAAAGATGGAGATTGTTATATGGTCAGATTTTGTTTGTCCATTTTGTTATATCGGTAAGCGTCGCTTGGAAGAAGCATTAGATAAGTTTCCATACAGGGAACGGGTAAACGTCCGGTTTAAAAGTTATGAGCTTACCCCCCATGCACCGAAAGAACCTTCCAAAGTCATTCATGAAATACTTGCTGAAAAATATGGAATGAGTATTGAGCAGGCAAAGGCGGCTAATGTTAGTATTGGTGAACAAGCAAAAGCAGCCGGTTTGCTATTTAATTTTGAAAATATGAAGCCGGTGAATACGCTGGATGCCCATCGCCTAGCTAAATTTGCTGCAGAAAGAGGCAAGGGAGCAGAGATAACAGAGAGACTATTGAAGGCTTATTTTACTGATTCATTGCCTATAAGTGATGGCAATGTATTAGCGGAAATTGCCAGTGAAGTGGGGTTGAACCGAGAAGAAGTGACTTTGTTCCTGAAGGGAAATTGTTTAACCGAGGAAGTAAGAGCTGATGAAGAAGAAGCACGCACACTTGGTGTGCAGGGTGTCCCATTTTTTGTGTTTAATAGCAAATATGCAGTTTCCGGTGCACAGCCGGTTGAAGTGTTTGCATCTGTTTTGCAGAAGGCATGGGAAGAAGAGCTTGAAGAAAAGCTTAGGCCGCAACAATCATCCGAAGTCATTGAAAAGGGAACGGTTTGCACAGAGGAAGGCTGTGAGGTAACAGGGAGTACTAAAAACGCACAGTCAAACAAATGAATGGAATAAAAAGAAGGGATGAAAGAAGAGCATGTGAAACCTTAATGGGTGACATGCTCTTTTTATCAGGCCAATTATGTATATTTACAACATTGTATAAGGATTCAGCATTTTTCAGTAAGATACTAAGAAAGAGTGTGTGCTATAAGCGGATGGGACAGGTGGCATAGCGATAAGCAAAGGGAAGATTTCTTTCCTTCCATCGACATTTGTAATGATCATGGTGGTAATTACGCGATGGGTATGGCTATTAAGTGAGCGGCAAGGATGGCTGACGTACTCGGAGATCACTGTTCGCCAAGAGCTGATACAACTATTCTTTCTTCAACCAGGCGAGCTGCCATCATTGTCAGCGTTGGTTCATATTGTTCTTCGACGAATAGAGAGCACGCTTCTTGGAATTGTGACTACAATGATTGAATGATCCTTATTTGTCTTTATTTTAAGAAAGAGAAAAATAAGAAAAGTAATAGCAGAGGGTCCGGCAGCGAATTCATACAGGGCTGAATAATTGTCTTGTTTATAATGTTCCAGGGCAAGAAATGGATTCTAACTCATATACTGTGGTGTAAAAAGTAAAAATGAGGAGGAACCAAACATGCGCGTCTTAGTATTAGGATCCGGACTAATGGGCAAAGAAGCCGCGAGAGACTTGGTGCATTGTAAAGAGGTGGCCGAAGTTACGCTGGCTGATTACGATATCCAAAAAGCAAAGCAGACATGTGAGATCCTACAATCTTCAAAGTTAACTGAAGCTTTCGTGGATGCCTCTAATAAAAGCCAGCTTATTCATTTAATGAAAAAGCATGATGTTGTTATTAACGCGCTTTTCTATTCGTTTAACGTATCTGTAGCAGAGGCAGCCATTGCAGCCGGTGTGCACTCAGTTGATTTAGGTGGTCACATTGGCCAGGCAACGGAACGGGTGTTGGAAATGTCAGAAGAAGCGAAGACAGCTGGTATTACACTTATTCCTGATCTTGGTGTGGCTCCAGGAATGATTAACATTTTATCAGGGTACGGTGTGAGTAAACTTGACAAGACTGAATCGATCAAGCTGTATGTAGGAGGCATTCCGCTGCGGCCGGAACCACCCATTGAATATAATCACGTATTTTCAATGGAGGGGGTATTTGATCATTATACGGATGCTTCTTTTATCATTAGGAATGGGAAGAAACAAGAAATTCCTTCTTTGTCAGAAGTGGAAACCGTTTATTTTGATAAGTTCGGTCCTTTAGAAGCATTTCATACTGCAGGGGGAACGTCGACGCTTTCCTATTCCTATCCGACCCTTGACTGTCTGGAATATAAAACGATACGTTATCCAGGGCATGCAGAAAAATTCAAATTACTTGTTGATTTGAATTTGACACGTTCAGATTACGCCGTAAATGTGAATGGTACGCAAATCAAACCACGTGATGTGTTATTGAAAGCTCTCGATCCAATTGTAAATTTGAGAGATAAAGAAGATGTGGTATTGTTAAGAGTTGAAACAAAAGGGATAAAAGGAGACCATAAGACCAGCTGTACGTATGAAATGATCACATACAAGGATACTGTTAACAATGTAACCGCCATGGCGAGAGCAACGGCCAATACGATTTCCGTTGTTGCTCAAATGATTGGAAATGGAACGATTAATAAACCGGGTGTCTATCCTCCAGAGCAAATTGTTCCTGGTGGCAAGTACATGGAGGAAATGGCAAAGCGTGGCGTTATCATTAAAGAAATGATCGAAAGACAAGAGTCATCCATACAATCGTCATGAGGAAAGAAGCTGTCATGAAGCCGACTAAATAGTCGGTTTTACGACAGCTTTTTCACTAATCTTTATTTTAAAGTAGGATACTTACGCTGTTTTTCTCCTTCGACAATCTTAACTTCGACATGTATGCTTTCAAGCGATTGTTCTGTTAATGGAATCGAGCCTTGCTGCTGCACTCTTTTCCATGCTTGCACATTTTTTCTGTATAAAACTTCCGATAAGCGCAGTACGTCTGCATCAGCCTCCAGTCCTGTCTTGAAGGTGTTCCTTATCTCCAGTGCCATCACTTTTGCTGCCTCGCGTTCCAGCTCTGCAAGGTTTGCAAGCTGATCTAATTCCCTGAGGTCTCCCTTCGCTTTCACTTTTAGTGTGAAGCGAATACCTTCCTTCCTGACAATAGGCTTTATATGCACATCCAAGTGATTAATTAAAATGCTCGTATGCTTATATTTTCCTTTTCTTATTCGTAAGTCTTCTCGATTCAAATCTTTATTGACCCACTTTAGCCCTGCTGATTTTTCCAGTGGCAAAACTTTTTTTAAGGAATTTGCTGTGACGATAGCGGTTCCTTCTAACTGAATAGATTTTCGCTTCCCGCTATCTGTTCGCCAGTTATTTTCGTTTGTGCCGACTAATGGAATGATCGCTTCATGTGGAGGTTCATTTAAAAATATGAGCAGTTCCCTCATATCTACCGGTTTTAATATGGAACGTTGATCGTAGGAGGCGTATGGATCAACCAGCCTGGAAAGAGCCGTAGAGAGCTGCATGACAGGCACTGTGGTTAATAATTTGTCAAGCGGCTCTCTCGTTGCGTACATCCACATCCGATACCGGGTTTCACGATACCTGTCAAATAAGTCCACTGCATGACTTACGGCTTGCGCTCGCAGGGCTTCTTCTGTGAAAATAATGGCGGCTAAATGTCCCCAGAAAACACGGCGCTGGGAAGATTCATACAAATTAAATATCGCTTGATCTATTGTTTTGCCGGATGCCTTTCCAACCTCTACTTTTGTTTCATCACTGCCTGACCCGGACTCTTGTTTAGCGAGCATCCCTAAATTAAGAAGCTGCAAGTAAATGGTATAATAGCCATCTTTATAATCAATCCCTATGGCATGGGCATAAACCATGCGATCAGGCTCATAGGAATCCCAGCATCCTGTTAGCAAAAGAAGGAGCAGGGCCGACAATCCGGTGTACGAAAATCGTCTCATTTTTTTCTTCATCGCCGCCCATCCTTTTTAGTAGCATCGATGGGATCAAGCATGCTTGCTCGCTTATCGTCTTTTTGTGCAGGCAAACGCATCATCGCTTTAAGAATATTCTTCCAGCTTAAGCGGGTCGCGAGCTCTAAATAAGGGACACCAAAGGTGCGAATTCGTGCTGCATAAATACCAATGAGGAAGATTGCAGCAAAGAAACCGAAAAAACCAAATAGCGCCACGAGAATAATAACGAAAAAGCGAAGAAGCGAGATAACCCCGATAAATGACTGATTAACAAGCGTAGTCATGGCCACAAAGGAACCGGCGATAACGACAAGCATAGAGGGGCTCGTTAAGCCGGCGCGAATGGCTGCATCCCCAATAATTAGGCCGCCAACAACGCTCAGTGTTTGTCCGATGGCAAGCGGCATTCTTAAGCCAGCTTCCCGGAACAGCTCAAATAACAGCATCATTAAAATGGCTTCCAACGCCGTTGGAAAGGGAACGCCGCTTCGAGATTCCACCACTGTTGCCAGCAGGGTTAAAGGAAGTTGGTTTTGATGGAAGGAAGTGAGCGCCACCCAGAAGCCGGGAAGAAAGGTTGCGATTGATATGCCTGCCACTCTTAGTAAGCGTTCAAATGAATTAAAGGCATAGGGATATTCCATATCTTCTGCGCTTTTCAGCAAAAAGAATAAATTGACAGGAGTAATATATGCGTAGGCTACACCATCAATTAAGATGATAAACCGGCCTTGCAATAAGGATTGAACAGCAAAATCTGGTCTTCCAGTATAAGAGTGGCGTGGGAAAAAGGCGTAAGGGTCATCATTCATTAATTCTCCCAGCTGTGTGCCGCTTACTAATGCATCAATGTCGATCTTCTCTATCTGCTGTCTAATTTGTTCTAAAGTCGCCTTATCGGATATATCGTCCATATACAAAACTAAAACTTTTGTCTTTGATCTTCTTCCGACTTCAAACGACTCGCTTGCCAATGAAACCGTTCTTAGCCTCTTTCTGATCAATGCGTGATTGATTGTAATATCCTCAATGAAATTATCCCGCGGACCTTTAATGCTGACTTCTGTATTTGTTTCTTCGGGTTTTCGCTGCGGCCGATCAGCAATATCTACGGAAACAACCAGCTTGTCGGCAGGAAAAACAATGAGAAGCATGCCGGAAAAAATATCCTCTGCCGCTTTTTCTTTTTCCGTTACTATTTGCAGGGAAGGGACATGCAACGAGTGAATGTTCTCTTTTGTTGCCCCGTTATGGACTGCAAAAAATTTTTCTAGCCTTTTTGGGATCGTTGATTTAAGAAGATCAGCATGGACTAATCCGCTGCAATAGACAAGCGTAATGGGATCGTCATTAAAAGCTAATTCTGTAAATTGAACGTCTTTATTTTTTTGGAACAAATCTTTTAAAGAGCTTACCGTAAGCGAAGAGTGTTGAGCTGACGGCGTTCGCTCCTTCTTTTTCTGTTTCACTAATTCTTCAACGTTTTTCAGTCGAATTTTCTTTGTTTTCATTTGTAGACCCCCGTTTTTTACTTCCGAAAAAAATGGCGAGTAAGACGAACAAAACAGTAAACGCGGAGAAAAACCAGAAACTGGCCGGCAAAGCAATAAAAATGAGCCATTTGGAAAAGGTGAAATCAGTTATCGGGATTAGAACCAGCCCTGTCACAGCAAGAGCGATGAATAGGAGCGTTATATTTTTCTTTTTTTCTGATTCTAGAGGAAGAATTTCTTTCATTAAAATAAAAATAAGTGATATTCGGATAAATGAACCGGACATCCATTGATAGATAGATAAAAATCGACGTGTTCAATAAATGTACCAAGCGACACAAGTCCCCATTCTTCATAGGCTGGAAAGCGCTGTTTAGCCGCCTCGACCGGACCGAATTCTATGATCGCCCCGATGAGTGGCCCGGTCGTAAGCACGGTTAAAATAATGATAATGGCTGCATAGTGACGAAAACGGAGCGGGGCATTTATTTTGTGCTGCAGCAGCAAAAAGATAAAAATTTCAGCAAGCCCTGATGCTTGGAAAATGAGGCTTTTCATTATCGGATCATAGCCATGTTCCAATATCGGCAGCAATAAAGAGTAATTTTTATGTTGAATATTTGCAATGGCGACAAAGAAGCCAAAAATGACAATGAAAAACAATAGAAATATATTGAGGATATTTAATGTTCTTAAATTGGTTGTGGCCATTACCCAGCAAACGAAGCTACATAGCACAATGAGAAAAAAGCGGGTGTTTCAGGCAAAAACATAATGTTTGCCCATGTAATCGTTTCCCGCGCAGTAACAGCTGCCATTAAAACCAAGTAACCGATAAAGATAATGGCAAGGACTACAGTCGCTTTATTGCCGATTTTTGTTCCTAGCCATTTAAATAAAGGCTGCTTATCCGTTCTTTTTTGTATGTATAAAAAAGTGGGATCCAAATAAAAGCAAGGACCATTGTAATCACTACAGCAATCCATGCATCGCGGCCTGCTGTTTGAACTAAAGGGGAAATAGCAAATACATGGTTCTTTAAACCGATCGCCGTCATCGCCAGTAAAATAAGTTGAAAAGGAGTAATGGAATCGGCTTTGTACATAGGACCACCTTTATTTCCGTATATTAGTTGACCTCTAGGCTAGTTTTTCTTTTCTTCCCTTTTTTATACTAAGGCTCTGTTACAGATGAATGTTGTTTTTTCCATCGTTGATTGCAACGGAAGGCAGCGACTCCAGCGGGAAAAGAGCGTCCTGGTGAGAGCCCGCAAGCGCGCACGCGACGAGGAGGGTCACAGACTGCCCGCGGAAAGCGTCCGCCTGCAGTGAAAATCAACACGCAAGTATAACAGAGCCTGTACTAAAAAAGCTCTGCACCGTATTTTAGTAAAATACGGTGCAGAGCTGTTCTGTTAATTTCCATCCATTTTTGTATCTTCCTTATCAATACCTGGATCTTCTTCTCTTTCATCTTCCTCAGGATTGCCATCATTTTCGGCATTTTTTTCAGTGGAACCACCTTGATTATCTTCATCTTCCTCAACTTTATCCGTCGGCTCCTCCATTACTGGTTTTTCTTCTTCTGATTCATTGCCGCTGCATGCTCCCAGAAGCATGACAGCAAGGAAGGGTCCAGCTGCTAGTTTTACCCACTTTGACTGCATATTTTCTCTCCTTTCTAGCGAAGTTCATTGCTTTCTCTTTTCCCTGATTGTTTAAAAATATTCTTCGTTTTTTTAGGAAGTGTGTTTTTACGAAATTATCTGAAAAAAATCCCTTGTTAATAAACAAAAATTGTGATAATTTATATTCTATTATGAAGCATAAGCTTCACCAAAAACAAAAATGTTGTTTACGCTTCAATTTAGGGAGAAGTGGACATGGAAATATTAGCTAAAGTAAAAGAAAGATATGCTTCCTTGTCAAAAGGTCAGCAAAAGGTAGGGAAATACGTTCTTGATTTTCCTGAAAAAATTGCTTTATTGTCTGCGAGTGAAGTGGGCAAACAAATTGCTGTCAGCGAAACAACAGTTATTCGTTTTTGTTATTCGCTCGAGTTACAGGGCTATGCTCATCTGCAATCCATTATTCGCGAATACCTTATTCAGCATAAAAGCAGCTTAAACCGCTATTATTCTTCCAAGATGGAAATGGCTCAGGAGCCTCATTTCTTCGCTCAAGTGATGGAAAAGGATGCGGAGAACATCCAAAGAGCTATTGATACTATTAAGGAAGAAGACGTTCAGCTGGCTGTTAGCAGGATAATGGAAGCAGGCAAGCTTTTTTTGACAGGAATGAGAACCTCCTTTGCTCCCGCTCAATGGCTTGCTTTTACATTGGGCCTTGTACGGGATGAGGTGAAGTTAGTGCAGCCTGGGATTGATGACCTCGTAACTGTCCTACAAAGTATGGATGAACATTCGGTTTTTATTGCCATCACTTTTCATAGATATGTGAAGGAGACGGTTCAAATAGCAGAGAAGGCAAAGGAACGGGGAGCGTTTGTTATAAGCTTGACCGATTCTGGACTAGCACCGATCACTGAATTCAGCGACCTGACTTTTGCTGTAGGAAGCCAGGAGCGATCGACTCTGGATGTTTTTCCTCCGCTGTTTTCCTTGCTTAATGCCATAATGGCAAGCTTGTATGTTCAATACCCAGAGGAAGTAAGGGAGCGGCAGCGAAAATATGAACAGGTAAATGCCGATCATCTATTTTATTATTGATCGATCATTAATTACTCAAAATAGAAAAAACTGAATATTCATTGTTTTGTATCGGTAGAAAGGAAGTTTTTTATGAAAAAGCAGCTTGAACAACTAAAACCAGCTATACGGCAATTATATGATTATTTGCATTCTCATCCGGAAATTAGCTGGCAGGAAGTCAACACAACCGCTTTTTTAACCAATTATTTAGCAAATGAAGGGTTCGCGGTAAGAACGTTTGATGACTGTCCAGGTCTCATTGTAGAAATGGGCCAAGGGAAACCGGCAGTTGGACTACGCTGTGATATTGATGCTCTCTGGCAGGAAGTCAACGGCCGATTTCAAGCCAATCATTCGTGTGGCCATGATGCCCACATGACAATGGCTGTTGGTGCCTTATTATTACTGAAAAAAATAAATTATTACTTTCCTGGACGATTAGTCGTTATCTTTCAACCAGCTGAGGAAAAAGGAACCGGAGCCTTAAAAATGATAGAGAAGGGACTTATTGATGGCTTGGATTTTCTTTACGGTGTTCATCTGCGGCCCATTCAAGAGTTATCCTTTGGACAGGCTTCTCCGGGAATTCGGCATGGAGCAGCCAAGTTTATTGCTGGGGAAATTATTGGAGAAGATGCTCATGGTGCCAGGCCACATCTCGGAAAGAATGCCATTGAGATCGGTTCCTCGCTCATTCAAGCCATGCAGCAAATCCATATGGATCCGTCTATTCCTTATTCAGTGAAAATGACGAAATTTCAAAGCGGCGGTGAATCGAGTAATATTATTCCAGGAAAAGCGACCTTTTCAATTGATGTTCGCGCACAGACTAACGAAGTGATGGCAGCACTGACAGAGAAAATTGTTCAGGCATGCAAAGGAATAGAAGTCGTTCACGGAGCGTCTATTCATTTAGAAACAAAAGCCGAAACGGCAGCGGCTATCGTTTCAGAAGAAGCCTCTAATATAATGGAGAATGCAATCAGCAGAGTGCTGGGGGAAAAAAATGTCGTCCCGCCTATCGTGACAACTGGAGGAGAGGATTTTCATTTTTACACAGTGAAGCGGCCGGAAGTAAAGGCAGCGATGCTCGGATTAGGCTGTGATTTAAGCCCGGGTCTGCATCATCCTGAAATGACTTTTCAGATAGACGCTCTTTATCCAGGAATTGAGATATTGGCTGAAACAATTATACAAACGTTTGAACGGATGAAAGGGTGAGGAAACGTGCAAGATTACCATATTCGGTTATTTAATGACCGAACAGACTTTGAAAAAATGCAGCAGCTGGAAAGAGACACGTGGAATATGGAGCCGATTCCGATCCATCAAACGCTCACCGCCCATAAAAATGGCGGTTTGTTAGTAGGTGCTTTTCAAGAAGAACGATTAATTGGCTTTAGTTACAGCTTTGCTGGTTTTTCAAATGGCTCTTCTTACTTATGTTCGCATATGCTTGGCATCCATCCTGATCATCAAAAGCAAGGAATCGGTGAAGCGTTGAAAAACGCCCAAAAACAAGAGGCTTCTCGTCTTGGATATGAGCAGGTAACATGGACGTTCGATCCGCTCGAAAGCGTAAACGCTTATTTAAATTTAACGAAGCTTAAAGCTGTTTGTTCCACATATGAAGTGAATTGTTACGGTAAAATGGAGGATGGATTAAATGCCGGTCTTCCAACGGATCGATTGAAGGTGGATTGGTGGATTCAAAGTGATTACGTGAACACCTCCTTTACTTTTACAGAAGAAAAGGCAAAAGTTTTCGCACAATATGAAAGAACAACAGAAGGATGGCCGAAAATGTCCCTCCATCATCCTGATTATTTAGAAAGAGAAGAGGCATTGCTCGTCCCGATTCCTCGAAAATTTCAAGAGATTAAAAGCCAATCATTTGATTTAGCTTTGGATTGGAGAATGAATACACGGAAAGTTTTTCTGCAGCTATTCGCTAACGGATATACAGCTGTAAAACTCATTCAACGTCCGCAAGAACCGGTGAACTATTATCTATTCATAAAGAATATTCAATTTGCAGGAAAGGAAGAGGAAAAATGAAATTAACAGAAATTATTTTACGTCATTTACAGATGGAAATGAAATTTCCTTTTACTACTAGCTTCGGAACCATCGAAAACAAAGAATTTATTCTCGTAGAGGTAAAAGATGAAGAGGGAGTATCCGGCTGGGGAGAATCTGTTGCTTTTGCCTCTCCTTCGTATAATGAAGAAACGCTAAAAACAAACTGGCACATGATAGAAGATTTCTTGATTCCTTTATTAAAAGGCAAAGAAATATCTCATCCCGATGAAATTTCAGAGATATTTGAGCCGATCAGAAAAAATAACATGGCGAAATCGGCCATTGAAGGAGCGGTGTGGGATTTGCACGCTAAACGGGAAGGAATCCCGCTTTATGAGGCTCTAGGAGGAGACAATACAACGATTGATGTGGGGATTAGCATCGGTATTCAAGATACGGTGGATGATCTTTTAGCTATTATTAAAGAGCATGTTGAAGAGGGCTATAAACGAATCAAAGTGAAAATTAAGCCGGGCTGGGATGTTGATGTCATCAGAGAGATCCGTCGCTCTTTCCCAGATATCCAACTTATGGCTGATGCCAATTCAGCTTATCGTCTCGAGGACCTGCCAGAATTGAAGAAGCTAGACGAATTCAATTTAACAATGATTGAACAGCCGCTTGCATCGGATGATATCATTGACCATGCGGTTATTCAAAAAGAATTAAAAACACCGATTTGTCTGGATGAAAGCATTCATTCCTATGAAGATGCCAGAAAAGCTTTGCAGCTCGGCAGCTGTAAAATTATCAATATTAAAATTGGCCGTGTCGGTGGATTGACGGAATCTAAACGGATTCATGATTTATGCAAGGAGAACAATATTCCTGTTTGGTGCGGAGGAATGATTGAAGCGGGTGTAGGACGAGCGCATAATGTGGCATTAACTACCTTAAGTAATTTTACACTCCCGGGTGATACAGCTGCTTCTTCCCGTTATTGGGAGAAGGATATTATCACACCAGAAGTGACAGTGCACGATGGGGTTATTCAAGTTCCGAACAAGCCAGGAATCGGCTATGATATTGATCTCGAAGCGGTGAAGCAATTTACATTGAAAGAAAAAGCCTATTCACTGTAATTTGGCGAGTATGACATTTAAGAAAACCTGGCATCAACAGGTTTTCTTGTCCACACCTAATAAATTCAGAATATTCAAACGGAAGAGGGAGAAGAATGAAAAAAGCTTTTCAAATTGCAGGCGCATACATCGGAGTCATTGTAGGGGCAGGATTTGCTTCCGGACAGGAAATATTGCAATTTTTTACGAGCTTTGGATGGATTAGCATAGCAGGAACATGTGTGGCTACTCTTCTATTTGCTTTTTTAGGCATGCAATTGCTGCAAATCGGCTCTCGTCTTAAAACCGATTCTCATAAAAATGTTATTTATTTAATTTGCGGGAAATGGATAGGGATGTTTGTTGATGCCCTTATCACCTTTTTCTTATTTGGCGTAGCGGCAGTAATGATTGCCGGCAGCGGATCGATTTTCGAACAGCAATTTGGTATCGCTCCTTTGTATGGAAGTCTCATAATGACAGTATTAACTGCTGTCACTCTATGTTTCAATTTTCAAAAAGTTATTTCGGCGATTAGTTTGATGACTCCCTTCCTATTTATCATGATTTTTATCGTTTTTATTTACTCTGTTTTCCGTTATGAAGGGAATGTTTCGGATATTTTTCAAATCAGCCAAACAGAAAATACGGCAGCCTCTCATTGGCTGATAGGGGCCATCTTATATGTATCGTACAACATTGCGGCTGGAGCAGCTATTTTGACATTGATGGGAGGAGCTGAAAAAAATGAGAGAACGGCTGGGCTTGGAGGTATTTTTGGAGGCATTGGCCTTGGCTTATTGATCTTATTAATTAATTTGACAATGCTTTTAGATTTCGGGGCCAGTCAGCAGGCCGCTATGCCGATTGTTCACATTGCCAATGGTATTTCGCCAATCACAGGTTATTTCATGTCATTTGTATTGTTAGCAATGATTTATAATACGTCTGTCGGAATGATATATGCTTTTGCTGCGCGAATCGTACCGGCCCATCGTAAGTCTTTTACTCCGGCAGTAGTTATTTCTACATTGGCCGCTTTTCTGGCAAGCTTCGTCGGATTTGTTAAATTAGTAGGCACCTTGTATCCAATTGTTGGCTACCTCGGTTTGATCTTAATTATCGG is from Bacillus sp. PK3_68 and encodes:
- a CDS encoding DsbA family oxidoreductase → MEIVIWSDFVCPFCYIGKRRLEEALDKFPYRERVNVRFKSYELTPHAPKEPSKVIHEILAEKYGMSIEQAKAANVSIGEQAKAAGLLFNFENMKPVNTLDAHRLAKFAAERGKGAEITERLLKAYFTDSLPISDGNVLAEIASEVGLNREEVTLFLKGNCLTEEVRADEEEARTLGVQGVPFFVFNSKYAVSGAQPVEVFASVLQKAWEEELEEKLRPQQSSEVIEKGTVCTEEGCEVTGSTKNAQSNK
- a CDS encoding spore germination protein; its protein translation is MKTKKIRLKNVEELVKQKKKERTPSAQHSSLTVSSLKDLFQKNKDVQFTELAFNDDPITLVYCSGLVHADLLKSTIPKRLEKFFAVHNGATKENIHSLHVPSLQIVTEKEKAAEDIFSGMLLIVFPADKLVVSVDIADRPQRKPEETNTEVSIKGPRDNFIEDITINHALIRKRLRTVSLASESFEVGRRSKTKVLVLYMDDISDKATLEQIRQQIEKIDIDALVSGTQLGELMNDDPYAFFPRHSYTGRPDFAVQSLLQGRFIILIDGVAYAYITPVNLFFLLKSAEDMEYPYAFNSFERLLRVAGISIATFLPGFWVALTSFHQNQLPLTLLATVVESRSGVPFPTALEAILMMLLFELFREAGLRMPLAIGQTLSVVGGLIIGDAAIRAGLTSPSMLVVIAGSFVAMTTLVNQSFIGVISLLRFFVIILVALFGFFGFFAAIFLIGIYAARIRTFGVPYLELATRLSWKNILKAMMRLPAQKDDKRASMLDPIDATKKDGRR
- a CDS encoding Ger(x)C family spore germination protein, producing the protein MKKKMRRFSYTGLSALLLLLLTGCWDSYEPDRMVYAHAIGIDYKDGYYTIYLQLLNLGMLAKQESGSGSDETKVEVGKASGKTIDQAIFNLYESSQRRVFWGHLAAIIFTEEALRAQAVSHAVDLFDRYRETRYRMWMYATREPLDKLLTTVPVMQLSTALSRLVDPYASYDQRSILKPVDMRELLIFLNEPPHEAIIPLVGTNENNWRTDSGKRKSIQLEGTAIVTANSLKKVLPLEKSAGLKWVNKDLNREDLRIRKGKYKHTSILINHLDVHIKPIVRKEGIRFTLKVKAKGDLRELDQLANLAELEREAAKVMALEIRNTFKTGLEADADVLRLSEVLYRKNVQAWKRVQQQGSIPLTEQSLESIHVEVKIVEGEKQRKYPTLK
- a CDS encoding GerAB/ArcD/ProY family transporter, whose product is MATTNLRTLNILNIFLLFFIVIFGFFVAIANIQHKNYSLLLPILEHGYDPIMKSLIFQASGLAEIFIFLLLQHKINAPLRFRHYAAIIIILTVLTTGPLIGAIIEFGPVEAAKQRFPAYEEWGLVSLGTFIEHVDFYLSINGCPVHLSEYHLFLF
- a CDS encoding sensor domain-containing diguanylate cyclase; the protein is MKVSFKHLILFVTLASVLFTLSVSLYSGYLLERETLVKNALETNRVYAEKLARTTEDYLKSTLQVLQNSAQTVAPSMKGNEEALLNEVNRLKSQSDMFNSVAVVDQTGKILAVSPEHLKLKDKLFSASGAVQALKEKKPLISKPFISITGRLIIMISYPIFSESEEYLGFVGGTIYLKERSILNQLLGEHFYHDGSYVYVVDGDGRVIYHQSPDRINDMVSKNPVVQKLMNGQSGAQRVTNTQGKDMIAGYAAIPVAEWGVVSQRPSSAVLSPSNKMIQRMLLTSLPPILISLVIIWWILIKITRPLQQLAYLAENCSDSRQPQDIKKIHAWYYEAIQLKKALLSGFHVLHERVSDFQQQSSTDPLTGLYNRRAMNEHLVQLAANKTPFSIILLDIDHFKVVNDVYGHMVGDEALVFLADFIKRTVREEDICCRYGGEEFLIILPNADLKLAKHIAEKLRSSLAETNSPTGKPLTLSAGVALFPDDAVVPNELIHLADQCLYEAKQAGRNKVIASHGKR
- a CDS encoding saccharopine dehydrogenase C-terminal domain-containing protein, with product MRVLVLGSGLMGKEAARDLVHCKEVAEVTLADYDIQKAKQTCEILQSSKLTEAFVDASNKSQLIHLMKKHDVVINALFYSFNVSVAEAAIAAGVHSVDLGGHIGQATERVLEMSEEAKTAGITLIPDLGVAPGMINILSGYGVSKLDKTESIKLYVGGIPLRPEPPIEYNHVFSMEGVFDHYTDASFIIRNGKKQEIPSLSEVETVYFDKFGPLEAFHTAGGTSTLSYSYPTLDCLEYKTIRYPGHAEKFKLLVDLNLTRSDYAVNVNGTQIKPRDVLLKALDPIVNLRDKEDVVLLRVETKGIKGDHKTSCTYEMITYKDTVNNVTAMARATANTISVVAQMIGNGTINKPGVYPPEQIVPGGKYMEEMAKRGVIIKEMIERQESSIQSS